The Cohnella abietis genome has a segment encoding these proteins:
- a CDS encoding amidohydrolase/deacetylase family metallohydrolase, which produces MQEPFVLSNLTRVSGEAIDIVINNDRIAEITPAGSGQGKQVIDCSGTYVSSGWIDLHVHAFADFDPYGDEIDEIGIKQGVTTLVDAGSCGADSIAELATQGQQALTNLFAFLNISRLGLKRIDELSNLEWIDSNEAVRAIHEHKDFIIGLKARISKSVVGASGIEPLRIARKLSDETSLPLMVHIGSGPPSIEDIVTLLEPKDVITHYLNGKKNNLFNDQDQPLQVLVEAIARGVHLDVGHGTASFSFKVAEAAKQHGIVLNTISTDIYRGNRLNGPVYSMSHVLSKFLYLGYPLEEIISAVTINAANWLNKPELGRIEAGDVANLTLFTVRNDPITFVDSEGDKREGKMSIAAKGVVVNGQFIEC; this is translated from the coding sequence ATGCAGGAGCCGTTCGTTCTAAGCAATCTTACACGTGTGAGCGGTGAAGCGATCGATATCGTAATCAATAACGATAGGATAGCCGAAATAACTCCCGCAGGGAGTGGACAAGGCAAACAGGTCATAGACTGCTCCGGCACCTATGTATCGAGCGGCTGGATTGATCTTCATGTCCACGCGTTTGCTGATTTTGATCCTTATGGGGATGAAATTGATGAGATTGGAATTAAGCAAGGTGTAACAACCCTCGTGGATGCCGGAAGCTGCGGAGCTGACAGCATTGCGGAGTTAGCTACACAAGGACAGCAAGCTCTAACCAATCTGTTCGCTTTTCTGAACATTTCTCGATTGGGGCTTAAAAGAATAGACGAATTATCCAATCTTGAATGGATTGATTCGAACGAAGCTGTTCGGGCGATCCACGAGCATAAGGACTTCATCATTGGGCTAAAAGCACGGATAAGCAAAAGCGTTGTCGGAGCTAGCGGTATTGAACCTTTACGTATAGCACGAAAGCTGTCCGACGAAACATCGCTGCCCTTAATGGTTCACATCGGTTCCGGTCCGCCGAGTATTGAGGACATTGTTACTCTGTTAGAACCTAAAGATGTCATTACCCACTATCTCAACGGGAAAAAAAATAATCTGTTCAATGATCAAGATCAACCCCTGCAGGTGCTAGTTGAGGCCATTGCCCGAGGTGTTCACTTAGATGTTGGACATGGTACGGCAAGCTTCTCATTCAAGGTGGCTGAGGCAGCCAAACAGCATGGCATCGTATTAAATACGATTAGCACGGATATCTACCGCGGCAATCGACTTAACGGCCCTGTTTACAGTATGTCCCATGTTCTTTCCAAATTTCTTTACCTGGGATACCCGCTTGAGGAAATCATTTCAGCGGTCACGATAAATGCAGCCAACTGGCTCAACAAGCCGGAGCTCGGCCGAATTGAAGCTGGAGACGTTGCGAATTTAACCTTGTTTACCGTTCGTAACGATCCGATTACATTCGTTGATTCCGAAGGTGACAAGCGTGAAGGAAAAATGAGTATTGCAGCCAAAGGAGTCGTTGTGAATGGGCAATTCATTGAATGTTAA
- a CDS encoding DgaE family pyridoxal phosphate-dependent ammonia lyase: MGNSLNVKYGLKRVINASGRMSILGVSAPTDTVMDAMKQGGQSYVEIADLVDKAGDHVARILGSEAAVIVNSASSGIALSVAAIVTKGDRRKSVRLHQETIANNEIIILKGHNVQYGAPVETMVFLGGGKLVEVGYANEGKAEHIEDAISENTAAILYVKSHHAVQKNMISVEEAWEIAQRNGVPLIVDAAAEEDIQKYVKYSDLAIYSGSKAIEGPTSGIVGGKRTYIQWVKVQLHGIGRSMKVGKETSFGLLQALDEYCVKEDKSEEEKEALQLLVPLNDLAGVKVTIVQDEAGRAIFRARIQIDPLLAPTDAKKAVADLQNGDIAIYTRDYGVRQGYFDIDPRPLQGDDIKIIESRIRELTGGK, translated from the coding sequence ATGGGCAATTCATTGAATGTTAAATATGGACTTAAACGTGTTATTAATGCTAGCGGGCGTATGAGTATTCTCGGAGTATCCGCACCAACTGACACCGTAATGGATGCAATGAAGCAAGGCGGACAAAGCTATGTAGAAATTGCCGACCTAGTCGATAAAGCAGGAGATCACGTTGCAAGAATTCTCGGCTCCGAAGCAGCTGTAATTGTTAACTCCGCATCGAGCGGTATTGCACTGTCTGTTGCCGCTATTGTAACAAAAGGCGATCGTCGCAAAAGCGTGCGTCTGCATCAGGAGACCATAGCTAATAATGAAATCATCATCTTAAAGGGTCACAATGTACAATACGGAGCACCGGTCGAAACAATGGTCTTTTTAGGTGGCGGGAAGCTAGTAGAGGTTGGTTACGCTAATGAAGGCAAAGCCGAGCATATTGAAGATGCCATTAGCGAAAATACAGCAGCCATTCTTTATGTTAAATCGCACCATGCCGTTCAAAAAAATATGATTTCCGTCGAGGAAGCTTGGGAAATTGCCCAGCGAAATGGTGTTCCTCTAATCGTAGATGCCGCAGCGGAAGAAGATATTCAGAAATATGTGAAATATTCTGATCTTGCTATCTACAGCGGATCGAAAGCTATCGAAGGTCCAACTTCCGGTATTGTTGGCGGTAAGCGGACTTATATACAATGGGTCAAGGTACAATTGCATGGCATTGGTCGCAGCATGAAGGTCGGCAAAGAAACCTCATTCGGCTTATTGCAAGCTCTCGATGAATACTGCGTCAAGGAAGACAAGAGCGAAGAGGAAAAAGAAGCGCTACAGCTGCTCGTGCCACTCAATGACTTAGCTGGCGTGAAGGTAACGATTGTGCAGGATGAAGCAGGAAGAGCTATTTTCCGTGCTCGCATTCAAATCGATCCCCTGCTAGCACCTACAGACGCCAAGAAAGCTGTGGCGGATCTTCAGAATGGCGACATCGCCATCTATACAAGGGATTACGGCGTCAGACAGGGCTATTTCGATATTGACCCACGCCCGCTTCAAGGTGATGATATCAAGATCATTGAATCTAGAATTCGCGAATTAACTGGAGGCAAATAA
- the dagF gene encoding 2-dehydro-3-deoxy-phosphogluconate aldolase has product MTNIAKRFYKGRASLNVLANSVENGKEVFEAAEGYVLVGVLSKDYPTVETAVVAMKEYGKEIEDAVSIGLGAGDSRQAAVVAAIAKQYAGSHINQVFPAVGATRSNLNGQDGWINSMISPSGRVGYVNISTGPISGAHTEHAVVPIKAAIALVRDMGGNALKYYPINGLSCEDELRAVAQACGEEGFALEPTGGIDKENFEAILKICLEANVPQVIPHVYSSIIDKATGKTKVADVKELLETMKRLVDLHG; this is encoded by the coding sequence ATGACAAACATTGCGAAGCGTTTCTACAAAGGCCGTGCTTCATTAAACGTATTAGCCAATAGCGTAGAGAACGGTAAAGAGGTATTCGAAGCGGCAGAGGGATATGTGTTAGTTGGAGTGCTTTCTAAGGACTATCCAACAGTCGAAACAGCTGTCGTTGCGATGAAGGAATATGGCAAAGAAATAGAGGATGCTGTTTCGATAGGATTAGGTGCTGGAGACAGTCGTCAGGCTGCCGTCGTAGCCGCTATTGCTAAGCAATATGCTGGAAGTCATATCAATCAAGTGTTTCCTGCTGTTGGAGCCACTCGTTCTAATCTGAATGGACAGGATGGCTGGATCAATAGCATGATTTCTCCTTCTGGGCGCGTAGGCTACGTTAATATTTCTACGGGTCCAATCAGCGGAGCACATACCGAGCATGCGGTCGTGCCGATTAAAGCTGCGATTGCCCTTGTACGTGATATGGGTGGGAATGCTTTGAAATACTACCCGATTAATGGACTGAGCTGTGAGGACGAGCTTCGCGCAGTAGCGCAAGCCTGCGGAGAAGAAGGCTTCGCGTTAGAGCCAACAGGCGGCATTGATAAAGAAAATTTCGAAGCTATCCTCAAGATATGCTTGGAAGCTAACGTTCCTCAAGTTATCCCTCATGTATACTCATCGATCATTGACAAGGCAACGGGGAAAACAAAGGTCGCTGATGTTAAAGAACTGCTTGAAACAATGAAACGTTTGGTTGATCTCCATGGCTAA
- a CDS encoding sugar kinase, with the protein MAKKIAAFGEVMMRLQVPGYELLSQAGTLSYSFSGTGVNVASALARFGHTGYLVSTLPANAVGDAAAAYLRKLGIAQAFINRGGQYVGLYFLENGFGARPSRVTYSNRQESSFNTAPENSYDFADIANNIDVVHFCGITLAMNDSVRRHMKSFAQAVKAKGGTVVFDCNYRPFHWGEGSYAKAKPFYEEMLQLADIVMMNEKDALFVLGMESTKETRQEQLMELIPAVAQKYNISVIAGTHRSINSDNTHALQGYIYKDADFTFSRTLTFSVYDRIGAGDAYTSGIMHGVLEQYSATRTVEFASTAAMLAHTIVGDTPMSSENEILKAMTESLGDVER; encoded by the coding sequence ATGGCTAAAAAAATCGCTGCCTTCGGAGAGGTCATGATGCGCTTGCAGGTACCCGGTTACGAATTGCTTTCTCAAGCCGGTACGCTTAGCTATTCTTTCTCAGGGACTGGGGTGAACGTAGCCTCTGCCCTTGCACGCTTCGGGCATACTGGATACCTCGTCTCCACATTGCCCGCTAATGCTGTGGGTGATGCGGCGGCAGCTTATTTGCGTAAATTAGGTATTGCGCAAGCATTCATTAATCGTGGCGGACAATATGTTGGCTTGTACTTCTTGGAAAATGGATTCGGTGCGCGGCCTAGTCGCGTGACCTATTCCAACCGCCAAGAAAGCAGCTTTAATACGGCTCCCGAAAATTCGTATGATTTCGCCGATATTGCCAATAACATTGACGTCGTTCATTTTTGCGGAATTACGCTAGCAATGAATGATTCCGTTCGCCGCCACATGAAATCCTTTGCTCAAGCGGTCAAAGCCAAGGGCGGAACAGTTGTTTTCGACTGTAACTATCGACCTTTCCACTGGGGCGAAGGTAGCTATGCTAAAGCGAAGCCCTTCTACGAAGAAATGCTGCAGCTAGCCGATATTGTCATGATGAACGAGAAGGATGCCCTATTTGTCCTTGGAATGGAATCAACCAAAGAAACTCGACAAGAGCAGCTTATGGAGCTTATCCCAGCTGTTGCTCAAAAATATAATATCTCGGTAATCGCAGGTACACATCGTTCTATTAATAGCGACAATACGCATGCGTTGCAGGGATATATTTATAAAGATGCTGATTTCACCTTTTCCCGAACACTTACTTTCTCCGTCTATGATAGAATTGGTGCTGGAGATGCCTATACGAGCGGTATTATGCATGGGGTACTGGAACAATACTCCGCTACTCGCACAGTCGAGTTTGCCTCAACAGCAGCTATGCTAGCCCATACGATTGTGGGCGATACCCCGATGTCATCAGAGAATGAAATTCTCAAGGCGATGACCGAATCATTAGGCGACGTAGAAAGGTAG
- a CDS encoding GntR family transcriptional regulator — translation MNLTVRLSRNKRPLYLQIKNILKDRILHGVYPIQTNIPSEPQLETEFTVSKITIRNAIKELCQEGYLEKGSGKGTKVIRNTATSKLSTWKRFTELLVEEGHQIQKQLLSIEVISTIEATEPRRLFGEQCIRIERLYELNGLPYIHYTHYLTMRIGDIEQSDLNAQSLYGLLEENDIALEKYRDQFAVAYAPPLIEERLQVKENTPLLKRLRYSYDEVSDVVEYSEGYYNTTMQNYVVNYNV, via the coding sequence GTGAATCTGACCGTGAGGTTATCCAGAAACAAAAGGCCCTTATACTTGCAAATCAAAAATATTTTGAAGGATAGAATACTGCACGGCGTTTATCCTATTCAGACGAATATTCCTTCGGAGCCCCAGCTGGAGACTGAGTTCACTGTCAGTAAAATCACGATCCGTAACGCAATAAAGGAGCTATGCCAAGAAGGCTACCTGGAGAAGGGCAGCGGTAAAGGCACGAAGGTTATCCGTAATACAGCAACCTCCAAGCTTTCGACCTGGAAACGTTTTACGGAATTGTTGGTCGAAGAAGGTCACCAAATACAAAAGCAATTGTTAAGTATTGAAGTCATAAGCACGATTGAAGCTACGGAGCCCCGCCGTTTATTCGGAGAGCAGTGCATTCGCATTGAGCGTCTGTATGAGTTGAACGGTTTACCTTACATTCATTACACGCATTACTTGACGATGAGGATTGGCGACATTGAGCAATCGGATTTGAATGCCCAGTCCCTATATGGATTACTAGAGGAAAATGATATTGCGCTAGAGAAATATCGGGATCAGTTTGCTGTAGCCTATGCTCCTCCTCTTATTGAAGAGAGGCTGCAGGTCAAAGAGAATACCCCGTTATTAAAAAGATTACGTTATTCCTATGACGAGGTTAGTGACGTGGTCGAATATAGCGAGGGGTATTACAACACCACCATGCAAAATTACGTTGTGAATTATAACGTATAG
- a CDS encoding SGNH/GDSL hydrolase family protein, with amino-acid sequence MTIIENNAVVLFQGDSITDAERNRGVSIHLGNGYANIAASLFANQYPEKQVTFLNRGVSGDRATSLEARWAEDCLQLNPKPTWVSIYVGINDTAHTPPVNTEEFEASYRNLIQQAQEHLSAKFILIEPFVLPVNEIQQQWRVNLEAKIQVVRKLAGELKAPYVPLDGLFAAAAAQTGPEYWAPDGVHPSPAGAALIAKAWLQAVKA; translated from the coding sequence ATGACAATTATCGAAAACAACGCCGTCGTTCTGTTCCAGGGCGATAGCATTACAGATGCTGAACGTAACCGGGGTGTATCCATACATCTAGGTAATGGCTATGCGAATATAGCCGCGTCCCTCTTCGCCAATCAGTATCCAGAGAAACAGGTAACCTTCCTCAACCGAGGTGTATCAGGCGACCGCGCTACCAGCTTGGAGGCACGCTGGGCTGAGGATTGCTTGCAGCTCAACCCTAAGCCAACTTGGGTATCTATCTATGTCGGTATTAACGATACTGCCCATACCCCTCCTGTGAATACCGAAGAATTCGAAGCCTCGTACCGGAACTTAATCCAACAAGCTCAAGAGCATTTATCAGCTAAATTTATACTAATTGAGCCTTTCGTGCTACCAGTAAACGAAATCCAGCAGCAATGGAGAGTGAATCTGGAAGCCAAAATACAGGTTGTTCGTAAGCTTGCAGGTGAGCTCAAAGCTCCTTACGTGCCTCTTGATGGCCTGTTCGCAGCAGCTGCAGCTCAGACTGGACCTGAATATTGGGCTCCAGATGGCGTGCATCCTTCCCCAGCTGGTGCAGCTCTTATCGCGAAAGCATGGCTTCAAGCGGTTAAAGCCTAG
- the rpiA gene encoding ribose 5-phosphate isomerase A, with product MIWDNKIATTLQWSSEISNREQKEKVAEKIAERVKNGDVIGVGSGSTSFLALQAISKKVKEQNLNVLAIPTSHEVSLTCSILGLNTSTLLNVRPDWSFDGADEVDPQKSLIKGRGGAMFAEKLVIKSSPENYILVDSSKFVAHLGEKFATPIEVDPRAVNLVELELLKLGANEINLRLAKSKDGPVITEAGNLILDVRFNKITADYEKEIKSIPGVIESGLFINYNVEILTT from the coding sequence ATGATTTGGGACAATAAAATTGCGACAACTTTGCAGTGGTCGAGTGAAATCTCGAATAGAGAGCAGAAAGAGAAAGTAGCGGAGAAAATTGCGGAGCGCGTAAAAAATGGGGACGTTATTGGCGTGGGCTCGGGATCGACCTCATTCCTTGCGTTACAGGCGATTAGCAAGAAGGTTAAGGAGCAGAACCTGAATGTTCTAGCTATCCCAACCTCTCATGAGGTTTCACTTACTTGTTCTATTCTGGGCTTAAATACTTCAACTCTATTGAATGTAAGGCCGGATTGGTCCTTTGATGGCGCGGATGAGGTTGATCCTCAGAAGAGCCTGATCAAGGGCAGAGGTGGAGCAATGTTCGCAGAGAAGCTTGTTATTAAGAGCTCTCCGGAAAATTATATTCTCGTTGATTCCTCCAAATTCGTTGCCCATTTAGGTGAGAAATTCGCGACTCCGATTGAAGTTGACCCTAGAGCGGTCAACTTAGTTGAGCTGGAATTACTCAAGCTGGGTGCGAACGAGATTAACTTAAGATTGGCGAAGTCCAAGGATGGCCCTGTAATAACAGAAGCTGGAAATTTGATTCTAGACGTTCGTTTTAATAAGATAACCGCAGATTATGAGAAAGAAATCAAGTCCATACCGGGAGTTATTGAGTCCGGCTTGTTCATTAACTACAATGTTGAAATATTGACGACATAA
- a CDS encoding acyl-CoA-like ligand-binding transcription factor, whose protein sequence is MSSDLQRTMGLRERKKAKTIAAVQMHALRLFRELGYQATTVEQIAEAAEISPSTFFRYFSTKEDVLVKDNYDPLIIAAFENQPSHLSPLQAVRNAMISEIGNLSADELAMVSERNQLMMTVPELRAATLNNMFQTMHMISEMVAKRVGRNPDDIAVRTFSGAILGVFTSVMLSFADNPDADFAGMLEEALNKLEAGLPL, encoded by the coding sequence GTGTCTTCAGATCTTCAACGGACGATGGGGCTGCGTGAGCGCAAAAAGGCAAAGACAATAGCAGCGGTCCAAATGCACGCACTACGGCTCTTTCGCGAGCTGGGCTATCAGGCAACTACCGTCGAACAGATTGCGGAAGCAGCAGAGATTTCACCCAGTACGTTTTTCCGCTACTTCTCGACGAAAGAGGATGTGTTGGTGAAGGATAATTACGATCCTCTTATCATCGCTGCATTCGAGAACCAGCCATCCCATCTGAGTCCGTTGCAGGCAGTTCGTAACGCTATGATTTCGGAAATTGGAAATCTGTCTGCCGATGAGCTAGCGATGGTGTCTGAACGGAATCAGCTCATGATGACAGTCCCAGAGCTGCGGGCAGCAACTCTTAATAACATGTTTCAAACGATGCATATGATTTCAGAAATGGTAGCGAAGCGAGTGGGTCGCAATCCGGATGATATAGCTGTTCGAACGTTCTCAGGGGCGATACTAGGTGTATTTACCTCAGTGATGCTCAGTTTTGCGGACAATCCAGATGCTGATTTCGCCGGCATGCTGGAAGAGGCTTTAAATAAGCTGGAGGCAGGCTTGCCATTGTAG
- a CDS encoding DHA2 family efflux MFS transporter permease subunit — protein MIKENRKWWILGALSLCLLTVSLDLTVLNLALPTLAIDLHATNRELQWFADAYNLVLAAALLPAGLLGDRMGRKKMLIMALVLFGAASWICAYAGSAEGLIIGRALLGLGAAFLLPLSMSIIPVLFTEEERPKAIGLWVMANSLGIPLGPIIGGWLLNHYWWGSVFLINIPIVIAALIAIFILLPESRSKVRSRIDLIGILTSSTGLVALTYGVIEAGEKGWGNIEALATVVTGLLALIVFILWERRVRNPLIDLSLFRSSSFTWGSILATIVSFAMFGLLFVTPQYFQAVEGADALGTGIRLLPIIGGLLLGAKVSERLKNRFGAEAILAIGFGLLSIGLFLGANTGSGHGYGFASIWISIVGLGIGFVLPTAMDVAMSALSAERSGVGSALIMAMRQVGGTIGVAILGTVLSTGYRAKLEIEGLQSDIAKVVQRSVSAGVEVAQQMDSTKLLDSVHSSFVHGMNLTLMVSGGVAALGLVLTLVFLRLRVTEKGQLDLGAK, from the coding sequence ATGATAAAAGAAAATCGGAAATGGTGGATTCTCGGTGCACTTTCGCTCTGTCTGCTAACAGTAAGCTTAGATTTAACTGTTCTTAATCTTGCCTTGCCTACTCTGGCAATAGACTTGCATGCAACAAACAGGGAGCTTCAATGGTTTGCCGATGCCTATAATCTTGTTCTCGCTGCCGCGCTGCTGCCGGCTGGACTTCTTGGAGATCGAATGGGTCGTAAGAAAATGTTAATCATGGCGCTGGTACTATTCGGAGCAGCATCATGGATATGCGCTTATGCGGGTTCTGCAGAGGGACTCATCATTGGGCGGGCACTTCTAGGTCTTGGAGCAGCATTTTTATTGCCGTTATCTATGTCCATTATTCCTGTTTTATTCACGGAGGAGGAGCGACCTAAAGCGATAGGGCTATGGGTAATGGCCAACTCATTGGGAATACCGCTAGGACCAATTATCGGGGGATGGTTGCTTAACCATTACTGGTGGGGATCGGTATTTCTAATTAATATTCCGATTGTTATTGCTGCACTAATCGCTATTTTCATTCTATTGCCTGAATCTCGAAGTAAAGTTAGGTCTCGCATAGACCTCATAGGAATATTGACCTCTAGTACGGGTCTTGTTGCCCTAACCTATGGTGTCATTGAAGCGGGTGAGAAGGGCTGGGGAAATATTGAGGCACTGGCAACCGTTGTGACGGGTCTACTGGCTCTGATAGTCTTTATCCTGTGGGAGCGTCGGGTCAGGAACCCTCTTATTGACCTCTCCTTGTTCCGTTCATCTAGCTTCACATGGGGTTCGATATTAGCGACCATCGTATCGTTTGCTATGTTCGGATTGCTGTTTGTGACACCCCAATATTTTCAGGCGGTTGAAGGAGCGGATGCATTAGGTACGGGAATCCGTCTACTTCCAATCATAGGTGGCCTTCTGTTGGGAGCAAAGGTGTCGGAACGATTGAAAAACAGATTCGGGGCAGAAGCTATTCTTGCTATAGGCTTTGGGCTATTGTCTATTGGTTTGTTTCTAGGGGCAAATACAGGAAGTGGGCATGGCTATGGCTTTGCTTCAATATGGATATCCATTGTCGGATTAGGAATTGGATTTGTGCTCCCAACTGCGATGGATGTGGCGATGTCAGCACTCTCGGCTGAACGGAGCGGAGTGGGGTCGGCGCTGATCATGGCTATGCGTCAGGTCGGGGGGACGATAGGGGTAGCTATTCTAGGCACAGTGCTTAGTACAGGTTATCGTGCTAAACTGGAGATAGAAGGTTTACAAAGCGATATAGCGAAAGTGGTGCAGCGAAGCGTATCCGCGGGGGTGGAAGTTGCACAACAAATGGACTCGACGAAATTACTCGATTCTGTTCATTCCTCCTTTGTTCATGGAATGAACCTCACGCTTATGGTGAGCGGGGGCGTTGCTGCACTGGGCTTAGTATTAACCTTGGTCTTCCTGCGGTTACGAGTTACTGAGAAGGGGCAACTAGATTTAGGGGCCAAATGA
- a CDS encoding aspartate/glutamate racemase family protein, with the protein MKKRIGCLHAHYSNIPYIEQALSVYGAELLHFVDPALVYRISSDKTFSQVDAQQKVNEQLEWIAKANVDAILITCTNYIALLQEDQQTVTIPVIKIDEPLFEHLCKQAQPQLLLFTNPATVEGTMRRLHEYAQKIGKHPVVEALVIDNSFELIMQGKQEQYLTVVSDYMRSLLRTMSNNISISVAQLSMVDAARIVQSEMNIAIGNPLEALTSYMENVQTERR; encoded by the coding sequence ATGAAAAAGCGCATTGGTTGCTTGCATGCCCATTATTCTAATATTCCTTATATAGAACAGGCTTTATCAGTGTATGGGGCGGAGTTGCTTCATTTTGTTGACCCTGCATTGGTATATAGAATCTCATCGGATAAGACTTTTAGCCAGGTGGATGCCCAACAGAAGGTGAATGAGCAACTGGAGTGGATCGCCAAGGCTAACGTTGATGCAATTCTGATTACTTGTACGAATTACATCGCCCTCCTTCAAGAGGATCAGCAAACGGTTACGATTCCCGTTATCAAGATCGATGAACCCCTGTTCGAGCATCTGTGCAAACAAGCTCAACCGCAACTATTACTCTTTACTAACCCAGCTACAGTTGAAGGAACGATGAGAAGATTACACGAATATGCGCAAAAAATAGGAAAACATCCTGTAGTGGAAGCACTAGTTATTGATAATAGCTTTGAGTTGATTATGCAGGGTAAGCAAGAGCAATATCTTACCGTGGTATCTGATTACATGCGCAGCTTGCTAAGGACTATGAGCAATAATATTTCTATTTCTGTTGCACAATTGTCAATGGTGGACGCGGCCAGAATTGTTCAATCGGAGATGAACATTGCCATAGGGAATCCGTTGGAAGCATTAACTTCATACATGGAAAATGTGCAGACCGAACGCAGATAG
- a CDS encoding trans-sulfuration enzyme family protein — MSKQEKHFTKVAYDPVDTRHHGAINVPLYQNSLFAFESYDQFDEAMGTLLDHHVYSRGNNPTVQYLERKLADLEEAEMAKCFASGMAAISSAILSTVGQGDHIVCINQAYGPTKQFLTSYLTKFGVETTFIDGSSIEQWRDAVRPNTKLLYLESPTTMLFELQDLRLCAELARSIGAATVIDNTWATPCFQSPLAMGIDLVVHSVSKYIGGHSDCLGGVVLGSKERVSGIGYTEYLLLGGIMTPQTAALVSKGLRTLPLRLQRHEVSGLQVAEHIGKQSYVTRVNHPGLPSHPQYELGKRQMSGYSSLFSFLSDEPIERLKEWAGRLKYFKIGVSWGGFESLVTVSPLTNDAGEHTATVVRLYIGMEDPNDLIADIDQAWSGTKS; from the coding sequence ATGAGCAAACAAGAAAAGCATTTTACCAAGGTAGCATATGATCCAGTGGATACGAGACATCATGGAGCCATTAATGTACCTTTATACCAGAATAGTCTGTTCGCATTTGAAAGCTATGATCAATTTGATGAAGCTATGGGTACACTTCTAGACCATCATGTCTATTCACGTGGCAATAATCCTACTGTTCAGTATTTGGAACGGAAGCTAGCAGACCTTGAAGAAGCTGAGATGGCTAAATGTTTTGCATCGGGCATGGCTGCTATTAGCTCGGCAATCTTATCGACTGTTGGGCAAGGTGACCATATTGTGTGTATCAATCAAGCCTATGGTCCGACGAAGCAATTCCTTACTTCCTATTTGACCAAATTTGGAGTGGAAACCACATTCATCGATGGAAGCTCAATTGAGCAATGGCGCGATGCGGTGCGTCCAAATACGAAGCTGCTCTATCTGGAAAGCCCGACAACAATGCTGTTCGAATTGCAGGATCTGCGGCTATGCGCGGAGTTAGCAAGAAGCATTGGGGCTGCAACTGTCATCGACAACACTTGGGCAACGCCTTGTTTTCAGAGCCCGCTTGCTATGGGGATTGATTTGGTCGTCCATTCCGTTTCAAAATATATTGGAGGACATAGCGATTGCCTAGGAGGAGTCGTACTGGGATCGAAGGAAAGGGTGTCGGGTATCGGTTATACGGAATATTTGCTGCTTGGTGGCATTATGACTCCCCAAACAGCGGCACTCGTATCCAAAGGTCTGCGGACGCTCCCTCTGCGCCTACAAAGACATGAGGTTAGCGGACTTCAAGTGGCGGAGCATATCGGCAAACAAAGCTATGTGACTCGCGTCAACCATCCCGGCCTGCCATCCCATCCACAGTATGAGCTTGGGAAGCGCCAAATGTCAGGATACAGCAGTCTCTTCTCCTTCCTATCTGACGAGCCGATAGAGAGATTGAAGGAATGGGCTGGCAGATTAAAATACTTCAAGATCGGCGTTAGCTGGGGCGGCTTTGAGAGTCTAGTTACGGTTAGTCCATTGACTAATGATGCAGGTGAACACACTGCGACTGTAGTCAGATTATATATCGGCATGGAGGATCCGAACGATCTGATCGCCGATATCGATCAGGCTTGGAGTGGTACGAAATCTTAG